The Arachis duranensis cultivar V14167 chromosome 9, aradu.V14167.gnm2.J7QH, whole genome shotgun sequence genomic sequence cacaagggcacactgccttctaggagggcaacataagggaactaagctaagaaggcaactctgccctgcccactacaagggcagagcataattttgtgccttggaatcaagaggaataaaatgttgccctgccctccacaagggcagtatcgggctcaccaagggagaaattcaaaggaaattgtctccaaatgcttgccacaagagttgaacacgggaccatgaggaagcaaggaactaaggcCTAtcaccgtgccaagaaaccaaggaaaatgatGTAGCGTGTGCGTCCGCCCAGGTTCGAACACGGGACTgcattttggaaacactgccctgtcctccgcgagggcagggcagcatttggttggtgcacaactctggcgcaccaagaagtgAATCCGGCGCACCGTGGCAcattcctggcagcaccagcgcgcaccaaacacgatcctggcagcaccaaattttcctgccctgccctccgcgagggcagggcagcattctgcgcATCACAgctcgatcctggcagcaccaagcacgcaccgtggcacattctggcgcaccaatttttcctgccctggcctcggcgcgggcagggcagcgttttgcgcACCAAAGCcgcaccaacatgcaccaaagccgcaccaacatgcaccaaatcctaccctgccctccacaagggcagggcagcctcctgggagctaccattttgggccaaaaaattcaattaaaattccaattaaattcatttcttcaccaaatcaaaagcccatccaaatcccaaaatccaagaatagaaagtgtataaataggagctagtttgatgtaattaggaccttttttaCCACTTACCttagcttgaattttgaattgggcactttctttgagctttgaatttcttgtaattgttcttgagagacttgaccgagagTTCAGAgaattaagggagaattgattgatctccttcctcgTGTTTACTCGGGCAATTCCACTCTTCtctttctgagttttgggtgtgtgaaattgaggaaattctgtctcaattcccatctaaaatctctttaaatccttttatgcacaattgaattttaattctgttctttactgcttcttcttcaattccttgtcaattgctttgtgaacttggatctgggaaggcaaatagagatctaggctctgctacctagtctcttgagaacTGAGAccccaatttacttttggttcttctgtgaaccctgctgcacttttatttcattttctgttgaatttcagtttataccaattcatcttctactcttattgattgttgcaatttactttctctttgtttagattctgcaatcccagtcctcaaatcccttttacattcaagcaatttacattccttgccatttaagttactgcaatttacatttcttgcactttaagtttcagtcatttaatttcttgttctttaagattcagtctattttactttcctgttctttaatttactgcaaatcccccctctccctttacattccaagcaatttatattctgttaaatacaacccactcaaccaaaacttgattcgcttgactaaatcaaccactaaactaaaattgctcaatccttcaatccctgtgggatcgacctcactcatgtgagttattattacttgatgcgacccggtacacttgccggtgagttttgtgttggatcgttttccacacatcagatATAGAGGAAGAAATTAATAGACCATCAGAGCAGACTTGAGAAGTTCCAAAGGAGAGGATGGAAGAGGCAAAACAAATGACTATCCCTGAACAATGGGAGGAACCAAAAGATAAAGATGTCCTTAAACCTTATGTGCCACAATCACCATTCCCCCAGAGACTCAGGGGAGGAGAGAAGGAGAGAACATACACTAGATTCCTGGATGTATTTAAGACTCTTCATGTCAATATTCCCCTCCTTGAGACCCTACAACAGATGCCCACAAACATTAAATGTATGAAGGAGTTGTTGACCAAGAAGAGTACCCTGAAAGGAGGACAAATAGTGGTTATGaataaggaatgtagtgccatcataCAGAAAGActtgcctacaaagaagaaagaCCCAAGGAGCTTTCACATCCTGTCTACCATAGGAGAGAAAATGATTGATAGAGGGTTttgtgacttaggagcaagtATAAATGTAATGCCTCTATCTCTCATGAAGAAGCTGAAAATTAATGAGTTGAAACTCACATATGTGATCCTTCAATTGGCCAACAAAACACAGAAACGAGCACTAGGAGTGGTTGAAAACATATTGGTGAAGGTTGGGAAGTATTTCCTACCTGCAGACTTTGTTATTCTTTAGATGGAAGAAAGCTACCTTCATCCGATCATTCTGAgcagaccattcctagccattGCCAAGGCACTTATAGATGTGAAGCAAGGTGAGCTGAtactgagaatacatgatgagcaaCTCACCTTCCATGTCTTTAAACTATCACATGATATAGATCAAGAGAAGGAATGCATTAAGATTGATTTTGGTGATGCTAACCAGAAAGAAGAACCCAATGAATCAGCCCTAGAGAATCTGAAGTCATGTAtgtaagagaagaaagaagcaaaggGGATGTTACATACTAAGGAAACTAAGGAGGAGTTAGGGTCATAGCCCTCACTTTAGACAAGAAAGAAGGACCCTCCTGACACAAGTTCAGCTGAAGCATTACTTGAAAGAGAGAAAAGTATAGAGAAGAAGATTCCAAGGAGGTGGAAGAATAAAAAGGTTCCCACAGAAGGTTTTTCCCCAGGGGACAAGGTGATATGAATCCATTTTCACTAATTCCACTTTATCTTCCTGCAATTCCATCTCAGTTACCCCCTGTGTACACAATCAGAAAGATCCTCTTCTTAGAGCATGTGGAAATCATCAAGGAAGCAAGTAGAGATAGCTTGATAGTGCGAGGAGAGGACATGAGGCACTACAATCCCACCTAACAAAGActaaccgtcaagctaatgacgctaaagaagcgctccatgggaggcatgatgcaccactattttgtggtacattttgtgcttaatttaggtggattttatccacttttcTTACATTTATTCAAGAAAATAGTATGGTTTCATAATTTTCTCCTAAACTGTGCTTAAgtataaaaacatgctttttaggcccttaaattgtcaattttgattcacctttgatttCACTAGATgcctgataaacccatatttcatgagttcttttgtgcttaatttgagtgatttattcaatccttcacctacttattcacattaattgcatgattttactttcccttccttattatgtcatattgtgaaaaacatgtttcctaagctttaaaattaattgttttaattacctttatttccatttgatgccatgattagtgtgttgagtagtctTAGGTTTTCTAAGgctgaatgacttaaaggatcaaaaagaaaacatacaaaaatggaaggagaaggcaaaatggagctttaaggaaactggtatccacgcaatcgcatggacgacgcgatcgcgtgccagaagcgaagaagcagcgacgcggccgcatgactgacgtgaCCGCATGCCTcaagtagaacacccacaaCGCGGACGCGtaccgacgcgaccgcatggcaaggaaaagctccagacgacgcgaccgcgtgacccacgcggacgcgtgacagaggccacgtatCAGAATTCACAGAATAcgtccccagcgatttctgaagccctttttggcctaGATCCAAGCACAGATAGCATagattagaggttataaagtggaggaatgcatccattcagaaaGAGCTCGCCAATTTCTAGttttcatgatttagatttagtttaatctctctctctttaggattaggatttcttcttgttttgagagtaactctggatccaggtttaatgttcttttattttcagtttacttttatttatttatttgcttttaatatttgaattgatttatgaattattccatgttacagatttctattttgaattaatgatatttgaagtaTTTTCAGTTAAGATTGTTCTCTTTGATTTAAGTTACTATTGCCTTCCATCTAAGGTCACCTCTAATATtctagcaattttactttttccctttttggttttggttaagaaatcaataACTCAatagttattaaactcaacatatttgatgatcgttatcttgctaattgagctgaacttaagtaatcccaaccttttcttagaaaataaataggattcaaagttcaatttaattagtcccttgactttcctttgctttagtaaaggttgaccaagtggagtttagattcaactttccttatagttgagagagagagataactacgttggacctccaatttctcataccttgcccaaaagtttgctttatagtatttattcatttttaattgccatttaaattatttgtcatataacatattcccaccttacttccaaaaccccaatttacaaactcataaccaataataagaacataccttcctcgtagttccttgagaagacgacccgaggtttaatactcggttatcaattttaaaaggggtttgttacttgtgacaaccaaaacgtttgtacgaagggatttctgtcggtttagagactatatctacaacacgactatttttatgaaattctttactggcaaaaatcttAACGtcaatgccttgatgtgtttattagtgatttcaggatgaaaaggctaggaatggattaaaagagtgaagagaaaagcatgcaaagtggagaaatcatggaaaACTAAGGATTTGAGATGCACTCATCGATGCGCACGCGCAACCGACGCGCACGTGTGAATTGAAGTCGCATggtgacgcgtatgcgtacatGACACATACGCGTGGATAGCAAAAATCCcaagtgacgcgtgcgcgtgacccatgcgtacgcatcggtGCTCGCACGTGACCCACTTAAAATGAATCCGCttggggcaatttctgggcttcccaagcccaaatccaactcacttctgatgctattaaacccaaggattgaaAGAGGAATGGGGAGTTTAGTTaccaagtagtcatagtttagtttgaatcatgttttagttagtttctaaagagagaagttctcccttctctctagaattaggattaggattaggttcaagtcttctctagatctaggtttaattcatgccttgatttacttttcctttacaAATTCTTGTTCCTCTACCTTTTCTTTCTCTAgtttagaattttattcttgtaATTGTTTACTTTGTTGTTGATACGTtcttgttccttttattttcttttaatgcaatttgaggtaattcatgttaatttgattgttgttgttaattctttgcaattaataattgttagattttatatCTCTTGTCTTTTTACTATGCTtctcttttatgccttccaagtgtttgacagaATGCTTGAAAGGAAGTTAGAGTATAATTTTCTCCTCTTGACttaggttgagtaattggtgactcttgagttgtcaaagtctcttgttgatttataattagaagttgttagttgatttgaattccactaaagctagtctttccttaggagttgactaggacttgaggaatcaaattgattatttccacttgactttccttcatggttagtggttgactaagtggagcaatggaaaattcttgtcacaattgatgatgaaaatgaggataggacttccaattctcatTCCTTACCAAAAGCTTTCTTAGCTATTAGTTCACTTTTTGGAATTTACTTTTCCTGTTCCTTatccaaaaccacaaaatataCATCTCATGACCAATAACAAaaatacttccctgcaattcctttgagagatgacccaagatttgaatacttcggttattatttttattggggcactacaacattttttttctattgcaATATATATTGTAAGTAACACTTAAAAAGTGttgtttaaaatgataaaaaacaaTGCTTAATATTTCTTGCAATGAAATATTGCTATTGCAACACTTTTTTAACTAACACTACATAAGTGTTCCCTTTGATTAGATAGAGAACACATGAAAGGCGTTGCTTCAGCAAAATACACATGCAACACTTATCATGTACATAAATTAAACTTTTCTAAAAttgctttaaaatttttaataagcttctcattataagtgttgtctaaaatatataaatgtatttttttcttttaaatttcattttttcCTCTAAATATATCAATAGGAAACCAACTGATTCAAACACAGAAACTTTCATTCATTTATCATCTTCACATTCCTAACAAAATGTTGAAACAAAATGCTACTGGTAACCTAACCCCTAAATTGATGAAATTCGTGGTTCCTTTTCTACTCGCGAAGAAGCATTCCCTCTCTCTTTGCGTTCCTCCCTACTCGCCTTGTTATGCTCTCTTCGTGTTACCTCGTGTTCCTCTCTTTCTCTGTTCTTTGCACTGTGCCGGTTACTTCTTTCTGCATTTTGTCGAAAAATTGCATAGTACAAGATCTGGTTTCGTTCTGCGTTTGATCTGCTGCCAAACTTGTTTCTTTTCATTAGGTGCGCACTTCAATTCTTCCCTTTCCTACTCTAATTGCTCAATTGTGTGTGTGTgattttttcaagaaaaaggaaattgtgtgtgtgtatatttGCTGTTTTTCTGAGCTATTTGCTGTTTCAAGCTTCTCTAGGTTTTGCTTGCCGTTCATCTCTGGTCTCTTCCAATTTGCCGGTGTTCTTCTACTAGGGTTCATCACCACTGATCATTGTTCAGGTACTCACGATTCTGcctctgtttttcttttctatttttgcgTTTTGAATCCTAATTTTTTAGATTAGCAATTATTCTGGAAAATTTTAGTTATGAAAAGTTCTTCTCCTTTTAATCTTCTTCAACAGATTTTGCTTCATTGGCACCTTCGCTTCACTCTTGCGCCACCTCAGCATCGAGCGTGGTGCACTGCCGCCACACCGGCTACAAACCCGTACCACTTGTGGAAGgagaaggaagaggagatttTGAGGGACATTttaaatcatgttgcttgtatgtGAAGTTTGTATTcataggttttgatgaatgacaaaccaacaaacgacatgaaagacaaaccaacaaacaacttgaatgaacaagcatgattaaaagatcaaccaacattcaacgttgaggaatgaagagttgaaagcaacacaacaacaacaagaaactcaagtccacaacatttgaagacaagtatagtgtcttaggacttaggtaacttcttgttaagaaccaattgctaaatctctcaacacacactcacaaaatgttttgattatcatatcatatgcacatcttgcaattcgatgctagccaaatggtttaaaacttgttttcaaaggtacaaaagcataggaattgactccaacaagtttgagatcaatcctaagcattttgaagtgattttaagccattctttaaggtttgcatcgatgcacacttatcttgcatcgatgcaaagcatgcaacgacttgttgcatcgatgcaaagatgtttgcatcgatgcaacctagctaaaaattcaaatttcagcgtcaaagacacatttgcatcgatgcaaagtgttatgcatcgatgcaaataattaaaaaacataaaaaacggctagttttgacaTAAAGGCTCCATCCCATTAATTCCCCAACATTTCTAAGGTTTGGGGAATCTATAAATAGATGGATTGAAGCCTTATTTCACTGacttgaatttttgaaaactatctTGTTCATATTCTTTCATCCTACACATTTTTAAGTGATATAATACACAATTTGAGAGAGTAATATCAATTGGTTCAATAGTGCTAAACTTGTAATCACACACTCTTCTAGAGAGCACTCACttcatctcaacaattctttgagaattgtttcttgtacactttgtaaattggagtgtgatctccaaggttgagtccaagagttataaacactatagtcggtgaggataccaaagaggtatactaagtactcaaggcaaatcttagagaaggtatctctaagtggagtgggttagtatacgagtggtgatcatataccgtgaggtgttagaaactaaggactcggattgtaaaaggttttgcgcgagcaccttgaagcttggcaatagtggaacttctcaattgcgattgagaaagaaagtggacgtaggacaaggattgtgccgaaccactctaaatagcgtttgcttctctccaaactcatctcttcaataATATTGACTCTTTACTtttgagcaaataaattgtgatcgaaaagtagcttcgtaagtacttaaggagtagcttaagtccgattggtgaaaagcttgatcaatttatttgagttggtgcctattggaaagtaaaagctccttataaatgcttagcaattgagttaagctcttggaaaaatactagtacaataacacttttgtatattgtctttaactttcgCNNNNNNNNNNNNNNNNNNNNNNNNNNNNNNNNNNNNNNNNNNNNNNNNNNNNNNNNNNNNNNNNNNNNNNNNNNNNNNNNNNNNNNNNNNNNNNNNNNNNNNNNNNNNNNNNNNNNNNNNNNNNNNNNNNNNNNNNNNNNNNNNNNNNNNNNNNNNNNNNNNNNNNNNNNNNNNNNNNNNNNNNNNNNNNNNNNNNNNNNNNNNNNNNNNNNNNNNNNNNNNNNNNNNNNNNNNNNNNNNNNNNNNNNNNNNNNNNNNNNNNNNNNNNNNNNNNNNNNNNNNNNNNNNNNNNNNNNNNNNNNNNNNNNNNNNNNNNNNNNNNNNNNNNNNNNNNNNNNNNNNNNNNNNNNNNNNNNNNNNNNNNNNNNNNNNNNNNNNNNNNNNNNNNNNNNNNNNNNNNNNNNNNNNNNNNNNNNNNNNNNNNNNNNNNNNNNNNNNNNNNNNNNNNNNNNNNNNNNNNNNNNNNNNNNNNNNNNNNNNNNNNNNNNNNNNNNNNNNNNNNNNNNNNNNNNNNNNNNNNNNNNNNNNNNNNNNNNNNNNNNNNNNNNNNNNNNNNNNNNNNNNNNNNNNNNNNNNNNNNNNNNNNNNNNNNNNNNNNNNNNNNNNNNNNNNNNNNNNNNNNNNNNNNNNNNNNNNNNNNNNNNNNNNNNNNNNNNNNNNNNNNNNNNNNNNNNNNNNNNNNNNNNNNNNNNNNNNNNNNNNNNNNNNNNNNNNNNNNNNNNNNNNNNNNNNNNNNNNNNNNNNNNNNNNNNNNNNNNNNNNNNNNNNNNNNNNNNNNNNNNNNNNNNNNNNNNNNNNNNNNNNNNNNNNNNNNNNNNNNNNNNNNNNNNNNNNNNNNNNNNNNNNNNNNNNNNNNNNNNNNNNNNNNNNNNNNNNNNNNNNNNNNNNNNNNNNNNNNNNNNNNNNNNNNNNNNNNNNNNNNNNNNNNNNNNNNNNNNNNNNNNNNNNNNNNNNNNNNNNNNNNNNNNNNNNNNNNNNNNNNNNNNNNNNNNNNNNNNNNNNNNNNNNNNNNNNNNNNNNNNNNNNNNNNNNNNNNNNNNNNNNNNNNNNNNNNNNNNNNNNNNNNNNNNNNNNNNNNNNNNNNNNNNNNNNNNNNNNNNNNNNNNNNNNNNNNNNNNNNNNNNNNNNNNNNNNNNNNNNNNNNNNNNNNNNNNNNNNNNNNNNNNNNNNNNNNNNNNNNNNNNNNNNNNNNNNNNNNNNNNNNNNNNNNNNNNNNNNNNNNNNNNNNNNNNNNNNNNNNNNNNNNNNNNNNNNNNNNNNNNNNNNNNNNNNNNNNNNNNNNNNNNNNNNNNNNNNNNNNNNNNNNNNNNNNNNNNNNNNNNNNNNNNNNNNNNNNNNNNNNNNNNNNNNNNNNNNNNNNNNNNNNNNNNNNNNNNNNNNNNNNNNNNNNNNNNNNNNNNNNNNNNNNNNNNNNNNNNNNNNNNNNNNNNNNNNNNNNNNNNNNNNNNNNNNNNNNNNNNNNNNNNNNNNNNNNNNNNNNNNNNNNNNNNNNNNNNNNNNNNNNNNNNNNNNNNNNNNNNNNNNNNNNNNNNNNNNNNNNNNNNNNNNNNNNNNNNNNNNNNNNNNNNNNNNNNNNNNNNNNNNNNNNNNNNNNNNNNNNNNNNNNNNNNNNNNNNNNNNNNNNNNNNNNNNNNNNNNNNNNNNNNNNNNNNNNNNNNNNNNNNNNNNNNNNNNNNNNNNNNNNNNNNNNNNNNNNNNNNNNNNNNNNNNNNNNNNNNNNNNNNNNNNNNNNNNNNNNNNNNNNNNNNNNNNNNNNNNNNNNNNNNNNNNNNNNNNNNNNNNNNNNNNNNNNNNNNNNNNNNNNNNNNNNNNNNNNNNNNNNNNNNNNNNNNNNNNNNNNNNNNNNNNNNNNNNNNNNNNNNNNNNNNNNNNNNNNNNNNNNNNNNNNNNNNNNNNNNNNNNNNNNNNNNNNNNNNNNNNNNNNNNNNNNNNNNNNNNNNNNNNNNNNNNNNNNNNNNNNNNNNNNNNNNNNNNNNNNNNNNNNNNNNNNNNNNNNNNNNNNNNNNNNNNNNNNNNNNNNNNNNNNNNNNNNNNNNNNNNNNNNNNNNNNNNNNNNNNNNNNNNNNNNNNNNNNNNNNNNNNNNNNNNNNNNNNNNNNNNNNNNNNNNNNNNNNNNNNNNNNNNNNNNNNNNNNNNNNNNNNNNNNNNNNNNNNNNNNNNNNNNNNNNNNNNNNNNNNNNNNNNNNNNNNNNNNNNNNNNNNNNNNNNNNNNNNNNNNNNNNNNNNNNNNNNNNNNNNNNNNNNNNNNNNNNNNNNNNNNNNNNNNNNNNNNNNNNNNNNNNNNNNNNNNNNNNNNNNNNNNNNNNNNNNNNNNNNNNNNNNNNNNNNNNNNNNNNNNNNNNNNNNNNNNNNNNNNNNNNNNNNNNNNNNNNNNNNNNNNNNNNNNNNNNNNNNNNNNNNNNNNNNNNNNNNNNNNNNNNNNNNNNNNNNNNNNNNNNNNNNNNNNNNNNNNNNNNNNNNNNNNNNNNNNNNNNNNNNNNNNNNNNNNNNNNNNNNNNNNNNNNNNNNNNNNNNNNNNNNNNNNNNNNNNNNNNNNNNNNNNNNNNNNNNNNNNNNNNNNNNNNNNNNNNNNNNNNNNNNNNNNNNNNNNNNNNNNNNNNNNNNNNNNNNNNNNNNNNNNNNNNNNNNNNNNNNNNNNNNNNNNNNNNNNNNNNNNNNNNNNNNNNNNNNNNNNNNNNNNNNNNNNNNNNNNNNNNNNNNNNNNNNNNNNNNNNNNNNNNNNNNNNNNNNNNNNNNNNNNNNNNNNNNNNNNNNNNNNNNNNNNNNNNNNNNNNNNNNNNNNNNNNNNNNNNNNNNNNNNNNNNNNNNNNNNNNNNNNNNNNNNNNNNNNNNNNNNNNNNNNNNNNNNNNNNNNNNNNNNNNNNNNNNNNNNNNNNNNNNNNNNNNNNNNNNNNNNNNNNNNNNNNNNNNNNNNNNNNNNNNNNNNNNNNNNNNNNNNNNNNNNNNNNNNNNNNNNNNNNNNNNNNNNNNNNNNNNNNNNNNNNNNNNNNNNNNNNNNNNNNNNNNNNNNNNNNNNNNNNNNNNNNNNNNNNNNNNNNNNNNNNNNNNNNNNNNNNNNNNNNNNNNNNNNNNNNNNNNNNNNNNNNNNNNNNNNNNNNNNNNNNNNNNNNNNNNNNNNNNNNNNNNNNNNNNNNNNNNNNNNNNNNNNNNNNNNNNNNNNNNNNNNNNNNNNNNNNNNNNNNNNNNNNNNNNNNNNNNNNNNNNNNNNNNNNNNNNNNNNNNNNNNNNNNNNNNNNNNNNNNNNNNNNNNNNNNNNNNNNNNNNNNNNNNNNNNNNNNNNNNNNNNNNNNNNNNNNNNNNNNNNNNNNNNNNNNNNNNNNNNNNNNNNNNNTAGGAACAAAAtgggtttttagaaataaacTCGATGAAAATTGTACAATTGTTAGAAACAAAGCTAGATTAGTAGCTAAAGGTTATAATCAAGAGGAAGGCATTGATTATGATGAAACTTATGCTCCCGTAGCTAGATTAGAAGCTATTAGGATGTTACTTGCTTTTGCATCCTCTTATAAATTCAAACTttatcaaatggatgttaagagTGCCTTTCTTAATGGTTTCATTAAAGAAGAAGTATATGTTGAACAACCTCTCGGTTTTGAGGATTATGAAAAtcctaatcatgtttttaaactcaagaaagctctttatggtcttaaacaagctccaagagcttggtatgaacgTTTGagcaagtttttaatagaaaaggGTTTTAGAAGAGGGAAGGTTGATACAACTTTATTTATCttgattgaaaacaaaaatatccttttggCGCAAGTTTACGTCGATGACATAATATTTGGTTCAACTAACGAATCACTTTGCAAGTTTTTCTCAAACCTCATGCAAAGTGAATTTGATATGTCCATGATGGGCGAACTCAACTTCTTCCTTGGTCTTcaaatcaaacaaggaaaaaaagGAACTTTCGTTAGCCAAACCAAATATTGCAAGCAATTGCTCAAAAGATTTGGAATGGACAATGCTAAGGCAATGGACACACCAATGAGCACTACTTGCTACCTTGACAAAGATGAACAAGATAAAAGCATAGATGTAAAGAAGTATAGAGGCATGATAGGATCATTACTTTATCTAACGGCAAGTAGGCNNNNNNNNNNNNNNNNNNNNNNNNNNNNNNNNNNNNNNNNNNNNNNNNNNNNNNNNNNNNNNNNNNNNNNNNNNNNNNNNNNNNNNNNNNNNNNNNNNNNNNNNNNNNNNNNNNNNNNNNNNNNNNNNNNNNNNNNNNNNNNNNNNNNNNNNNNNNNNNNNNNNNNNNNNNNNNNNNNNNNNNNNNNNNNNNNNNNNNNNNNNNNNNNNNNNNNNNNNNNNNNNNNNNNNNNNNNNNNNNNNNNNNNNNNNNNNNNNNNNNNNNNNNNNNNNNNNNNNNNNNNNNNNNNNNNNNNNNNNNNNNNNNNNNNNNNNNNNNNNNNNNNNNNNNNNNNNNNNNNNNNNNNNNNNNNNNNNNNNNNNNNNNNNNNNNNNNNNNNNNNNNNNNNNNNNNNNNNNNNNNNNNNNNNNNNNNNNNNNNNNNNNNNNNNNNNNNNNNNNNNNNNNNNNNNNNNNNNNNNNNNNNNNNNNNNNNNNNNNNNNNNNNNNNNNNNNNNNNNNNNNNNNNNNNNNNNNNNNNNNNNNNNNNNNNNNNNNNNNNNNNNNNNNNNNNNNNNNNNNNNNNNNNNNNNNNNNNNNNNNNNNNNNNNNNNNNNNNNNNNNNNNNNNNNNNNNNNNNNNNNNNNNNNNNNNNNNNNNNNNNNNNNNNNNNNNNNNNNNNNNNNNNNNNNNNNNNNNNNNNNNNNNNNNNNNNNNNNNNNNNNNNNNNNNNNNNNNNNNNNNNNNNNNNNNNNNNNNNNNNNNNNNNNNNNNNNNNNNNNNNNNNNNNNNNNNNNNNNNNNNNNNNNNNNNNNNNNNNNNNNNNNNNNNNNNNNNNNNNNNNNNNNNNNNNNTCCCTCCTTGGTTGATGTAATGAGAGAATTACAATCCATCAACCAAAACATCCAAAGGATTGAAGTAGAGCATGGTAGGCAACTTGAAGCACTTAATCATCGTGTGTCTCGTGTAAATCATCGCACGGGTCGCTTGGATCGTCGTATTGATGACCTATATGAGCATTTCGGCATCCACCTACCATATGAAGAGGATACTGGTGATGATGAAGACCAAGATTGATTGTCTCCTCTTCATCAAGT encodes the following:
- the LOC107473947 gene encoding uncharacterized protein LOC107473947, which produces MEEAKQMTIPEQWEEPKDKDVLKPYVPQSPFPQRLRGGEKERTYTRFLDVFKTLHVNIPLLETLQQMPTNIKCMKELLTKKSTLKGGQIVVMNKECSAIIQKDLPTKKKDPRSFHILSTIGEKMIDRGFCDLGASINVMPLSLMKKLKINELKLTYVILQLANKTQKRALGVVENILVKVGKYFLPADFVIL